In the genome of Meles meles chromosome 4, mMelMel3.1 paternal haplotype, whole genome shotgun sequence, one region contains:
- the LOC123939906 gene encoding uncharacterized protein LOC123939906 — protein sequence MRNSEAHKEITSAAKLSLKAKLPDAESMAPSEYQIPHRDPILQRVHSGFLQRPNFSLSANTAIFSRVRGILSYVAGSSIPVAQVLLPESTTCSRRYSDGVQRAGAFVGWESGMKPGLQHLLPASAKARPGATSDAMGGFERKALPAHSLRSFSSFQEPQMISPGGKDHPPPSLAAPSRLGKTRGPRCLGNRGGRWKASAPAARLRRC from the exons atgaggaACTCTGAGGCCCATAAAGAGATCACATCAGCAGCAAAGCTCTCACTAAAAGCCAAGTTACCTGATGCAGAGTCCATGGCGCCCTCTGAATACCAGATTCCTCACAGAGACCCGATTTTACAGCGTGTACACTCTGGGTTTCTACAGAGACCCAATTTTAGCCTTTCTGCAAATACAGCGATCTTCTCTCGGGTCAGAGGTATTCTTTCCTATGTTGCAGGTTCTTCGATCCCGGTGGCCCAGGTCCTCCTTCCAGAGTCCACAACCTGCTCCAGAAGGTACTCCGACGGAGTACAAAGAGCAGGGGCCTTCGTGGGGTGGGAATCCGGGATGAAACCCGGGCTCCAGCACTTACTGCCGGCCTCGGCCAAGGCACGTCCTGGAGCTACTTCAGATGCGATGGGAGGATTTGAGAGGAAAGCACTCCCGGCACACAGCCTGAGATCG ttcTCGTCCTTTCAGGAACCTCAAATGATTTCACCCGGCGGTAAAGACCACCCCCCGCCCTCCCTAGCGGCTCCCAGTCGGCTCGGGAAGACTAGAGGGCCGCGTTGCCTAGGAAACCGGGGAGGGCGTTGGAAAGCGTCAGCCCCCGCGGCGCGTCTGCGCAGGTGCTAA